In Duganella zoogloeoides, a single genomic region encodes these proteins:
- a CDS encoding PepSY-associated TM helix domain-containing protein, which yields MKTINVRRWAWVHKWSSLVCTVFMLLLCITGLPLIYHHEIDHLLGNAIEAPVMPAATPKASLDDVIAAGKALYPNKVMMYMSQEADEREIWYLTMGDTPTSEQFKSIAVDARTATVLGEPSFEGTFLGVMFHLHVDLYAGLWGKLFLGFMGLLLIVAIISGVVLYAPFMRKLHFGEVRRTRGPRVKWLDLHNMLGIVTLTWLFVVGATGMINTWADLLVKYYQYTEVAAMIAPYQGMPTPSKLGSMETAMANATAAEPAMQVGFVAFPGTAFSSPHHYGIFMHGDQPLTSRLYKPVLVDAQTSEITDRRELPWYLTALLVSQPLHFGDYGGGWLQFLWAMLDIAAIIVLGSGIYLWLKRGVQTISPGEPS from the coding sequence ATGAAAACCATTAATGTCCGGCGCTGGGCCTGGGTCCACAAGTGGAGCAGCCTGGTGTGTACGGTGTTCATGCTGCTGCTGTGTATCACCGGGCTGCCGCTGATCTACCACCACGAGATCGACCACCTGCTCGGCAACGCCATCGAGGCGCCGGTCATGCCGGCGGCGACGCCCAAGGCCAGCCTCGATGATGTGATCGCCGCCGGCAAGGCCTTGTATCCGAACAAGGTCATGATGTATATGTCGCAGGAGGCCGACGAGCGCGAGATCTGGTACCTGACCATGGGCGATACACCGACGTCGGAACAGTTCAAGTCGATCGCGGTCGATGCCCGCACCGCCACGGTATTGGGCGAGCCCAGCTTCGAGGGTACGTTTCTCGGCGTGATGTTTCACCTGCACGTGGACCTGTACGCGGGCCTGTGGGGCAAGCTGTTTCTCGGTTTCATGGGGCTGCTGCTGATCGTGGCCATCATCTCGGGCGTGGTGCTGTACGCGCCGTTCATGCGCAAGCTGCATTTCGGCGAGGTGCGGCGCACCCGTGGCCCGCGCGTCAAATGGCTGGACCTGCACAATATGCTGGGCATTGTCACGCTCACCTGGCTGTTCGTGGTGGGCGCCACCGGCATGATCAATACCTGGGCCGACCTGCTGGTGAAGTACTACCAGTACACCGAGGTGGCCGCCATGATTGCGCCCTACCAGGGCATGCCCACGCCAAGCAAGCTGGGCTCGATGGAAACGGCGATGGCCAACGCCACCGCTGCCGAACCGGCAATGCAGGTCGGCTTCGTGGCGTTCCCCGGCACCGCGTTCTCCAGTCCGCACCATTACGGCATCTTCATGCATGGCGACCAGCCGCTGACGTCGCGCCTGTATAAGCCAGTGCTGGTCGATGCGCAAACCAGCGAGATCACCGACCGCCGCGAACTGCCGTGGTACCTGACCGCCTTGCTGGTCTCGCAGCCGCTGCACTTCGGCGATTACGGCGGCGGCTGGCTGCAGTTCCTGTGGGCGATGCTCGATATCGCCGCCATCATTGTGCTCGGCAGCGGGATTTACCTGTGGCTCAAGCGCGGCGTCCAGACCATCAGCCCGGGAGAACCGTCATGA
- the fusA gene encoding elongation factor G, which produces MTRKTPIERYRNIGISAHIDAGKTTTTERILFYTGVNHKIGEVHNGAATMDWMEQEQERGITITSAATTAFWKGMAGNFAEHRINIIDTPGHVDFTIEVERSMRVLDGAVMVYDAVGGVQPQSETVWRQANKYKVPRIAFVNKMDRVGADFLRVREQIANRLKGAPVPIQLPLGAEDNFHGVIDLVKMRAINWDDESLGVKFTYEDIPADLQAQAQEWRDKLVEAAAEATPELLDKYLEGEPLTEDEIKTGLRLRTIRNEIVPMLAGSAFKNRGVQAMLDAVIEYLPSPVDVPAIAGTDEQDRPIERHPADSDPFSALAFKIMTDPFVGQLTFFRVYSGVVNSGDTVYNPTKSQKERLGRILQMHANERKEIKEVYAGDIAAAVGLKGVTTGDTLSSPDHVIVLEKMIFPEPVISQAVEPKTKADQEKMGIALNRLAQEDPSFRVHSDEESGQTIMSGMGELHLEILVDRMRREFGVEATVGKPQVAYRETIQKAVTDVEGKFVKQSGGRGQYGHVVLALEPLEPGKGFQFVDAIKGGVVPREFIPAVDKGVQETLRSGVLAGYPVVDVKVTLTFGSYHDVDSNENAFRMAGSMAFKEGMRRADPVLLEPMMQVEVETPEEFMGNAMGDLTSRRGMVQGMDEIAGGGGKIIRALVPLAEMFGYSTTLRSLSQGRATYTMEFKHYAAVPKHILDQIAVSKSRN; this is translated from the coding sequence ATGACCCGCAAAACCCCTATCGAGCGCTATCGCAATATCGGCATCAGCGCCCACATCGACGCCGGCAAAACCACCACCACCGAGCGTATCCTGTTTTATACCGGCGTCAATCACAAAATCGGCGAGGTACACAACGGCGCGGCCACCATGGACTGGATGGAGCAGGAGCAGGAACGCGGCATCACCATCACTTCCGCCGCCACCACGGCGTTCTGGAAAGGCATGGCCGGCAACTTTGCCGAGCACCGCATCAACATCATCGATACCCCGGGCCATGTCGACTTCACTATCGAAGTGGAGCGCTCGATGCGCGTGCTCGATGGCGCCGTCATGGTCTATGACGCGGTGGGCGGCGTGCAGCCGCAATCGGAAACCGTGTGGCGCCAGGCCAACAAGTACAAGGTACCGCGCATCGCCTTCGTCAACAAGATGGACCGCGTCGGCGCCGATTTTTTGCGCGTGCGCGAACAGATCGCCAACCGCCTGAAGGGCGCGCCGGTGCCGATCCAGCTGCCACTGGGCGCCGAGGACAATTTTCACGGCGTGATCGACCTGGTAAAAATGCGCGCGATTAACTGGGACGACGAGAGCCTGGGCGTGAAGTTCACGTACGAGGACATCCCGGCCGACTTGCAGGCGCAAGCGCAGGAATGGCGCGACAAGCTGGTGGAAGCGGCGGCCGAGGCCACGCCCGAGCTGCTCGACAAATACCTTGAAGGCGAGCCGCTGACCGAAGACGAGATCAAGACCGGCCTGCGCCTGCGCACCATCCGCAACGAAATCGTGCCGATGCTCGCTGGCAGCGCGTTTAAGAACCGCGGCGTGCAGGCCATGCTCGATGCGGTGATCGAATATCTGCCGTCGCCGGTGGACGTGCCCGCCATTGCAGGCACCGACGAGCAGGACCGGCCGATCGAGCGCCATCCGGCCGACAGCGATCCGTTCTCGGCGCTGGCGTTCAAGATCATGACCGATCCGTTCGTGGGCCAACTGACGTTCTTCCGCGTGTATTCGGGCGTGGTCAATTCGGGCGATACCGTCTATAACCCGACCAAGTCGCAAAAAGAGCGGCTGGGCCGCATCCTGCAAATGCACGCCAACGAGCGCAAGGAGATCAAGGAAGTGTATGCCGGCGATATCGCGGCGGCCGTCGGTCTGAAAGGCGTCACCACCGGTGACACCCTCAGTTCCCCCGACCACGTGATCGTGCTGGAAAAAATGATCTTCCCGGAGCCGGTGATTTCGCAGGCGGTGGAGCCGAAGACCAAGGCCGACCAGGAAAAGATGGGGATTGCCTTGAATCGCCTGGCGCAGGAGGATCCGTCGTTCCGCGTGCATTCGGACGAAGAGTCGGGCCAGACCATCATGTCCGGCATGGGCGAGCTGCACCTGGAAATCCTGGTCGATCGCATGCGCCGCGAATTCGGCGTGGAAGCGACGGTCGGCAAGCCGCAGGTGGCGTATCGCGAGACGATCCAGAAAGCCGTCACGGATGTCGAGGGCAAGTTCGTCAAGCAGTCGGGCGGACGCGGCCAGTACGGCCACGTGGTGCTGGCGCTCGAACCGCTCGAACCCGGTAAAGGCTTCCAGTTCGTCGATGCGATCAAGGGCGGCGTGGTGCCGCGCGAGTTCATTCCGGCGGTCGATAAAGGCGTGCAGGAAACCTTGCGCAGCGGCGTGCTGGCCGGCTACCCGGTGGTCGATGTCAAGGTAACGCTCACCTTCGGCTCGTACCACGACGTCGATTCGAACGAAAACGCGTTCCGCATGGCCGGTTCGATGGCGTTCAAGGAAGGCATGCGCCGGGCCGACCCGGTGCTGCTCGAACCGATGATGCAGGTCGAGGTGGAAACGCCGGAAGAGTTCATGGGCAACGCCATGGGCGACCTGACGTCGCGGCGCGGCATGGTGCAGGGCATGGATGAAATTGCCGGTGGTGGTGGCAAGATCATCCGCGCGCTGGTGCCGCTGGCGGAAATGTTCGGCTACTCGACCACCTTGCGTTCGCTGTCGCAAGGCCGCGCCACCTACACGATGGAGTTCAAGCACTACGCGGCGGTGCCCAAGCACATCCTCGACCAGATCGCCGTGTCGAAGTCCCGCAACTGA
- a CDS encoding phospholipase A, whose product MAPVLALAQVAATDTPELELRIERCSVLGDASARLACYDGLARKTPGGQVAAAPATGGPATEAEKVAAADAPARTQPDAPPPPPEAVLPPKVAELTTIPAEDKVSRMVQSWELDRSAKRGVFNFRPHRDSYLLLANYSSGNNDQPFKEFSPDGLEAQHVELMYQLSFKMKMLEQAFGYPVDLWFGYTQESFWQAYNRSESSPFRETNYQPELMVTTPLALNLGGVDVRFLTLGMVHQSNGQTSTLSRSWNRIYAQIGAEKGNFAVNFRLWKRLDNSRSDNDNIDITDYLGHGDVTASYRWDGHEISMLARRNLHTNHGALQVGWAFPVAANLKGYVQGFSGYGQSLIDYNYAQKSIGVGVKVDF is encoded by the coding sequence ATGGCCCCCGTCCTCGCTTTGGCCCAGGTAGCCGCCACCGACACACCCGAACTTGAATTGCGCATCGAACGTTGCTCGGTGCTGGGCGACGCCAGCGCGCGGCTGGCCTGCTACGACGGCCTGGCACGCAAGACGCCGGGCGGCCAGGTAGCCGCCGCGCCGGCCACCGGCGGCCCGGCCACCGAGGCGGAAAAAGTGGCGGCGGCGGATGCTCCTGCCCGTACCCAGCCCGACGCCCCGCCGCCCCCACCGGAAGCCGTCTTGCCGCCGAAAGTGGCCGAGCTGACCACCATCCCTGCCGAAGACAAGGTCTCGCGCATGGTGCAGTCGTGGGAGCTGGACCGGTCGGCCAAGCGCGGCGTGTTCAATTTCCGTCCGCACCGCGACAGCTACCTGCTGCTGGCCAATTACAGCAGCGGCAATAACGACCAGCCTTTCAAGGAATTTTCGCCCGACGGCCTCGAAGCGCAGCACGTGGAACTGATGTACCAGCTCAGCTTCAAGATGAAGATGCTCGAGCAGGCGTTCGGCTACCCGGTCGATCTGTGGTTCGGCTACACCCAGGAAAGCTTCTGGCAGGCGTACAACCGGTCGGAATCGAGCCCGTTCCGCGAAACCAATTACCAGCCCGAGCTGATGGTGACCACGCCGCTGGCGCTCAACCTCGGTGGCGTCGATGTGCGCTTCCTGACCCTGGGCATGGTGCACCAGTCCAACGGCCAGACCTCGACGCTGTCGCGCAGCTGGAACCGGATTTACGCCCAGATCGGCGCCGAAAAGGGTAACTTCGCGGTCAACTTCCGCCTGTGGAAGCGCCTCGACAATTCACGCTCGGACAACGACAACATCGACATTACCGACTACCTCGGCCACGGTGACGTCACTGCCAGCTACCGATGGGATGGCCACGAAATCTCGATGCTGGCGCGCCGCAACCTGCACACCAACCACGGCGCGCTGCAAGTGGGCTGGGCGTTCCCGGTGGCGGCCAACCTGAAAGGGTATGTGCAGGGCTTCAGCGGCTATGGCCAGAGCCTGATCGACTACAACTATGCACAGAAGTCGATCGGCGTCGGCGTGAAAGTGGATTTCTAA
- a CDS encoding DUF2799 domain-containing protein: MTLSTRVLPLILAVLLAGCSAAIKQRIAACKVGDWQHFGKTDGAEGAPPNFAERKDFCDDHVDGGKSATTDAAARYTTGWQQGNAELWSGLGAADGMRGAPQQFAARAAAEDMRKRKTPPNQGAYEAGWLKGNSLYWEGIGKRDGVAGQPLTARDAGRSQAAQAGIRFDDAAYSNGWQVGNRQFWQDAGTNDASNGVPDSELQKRASNARSLGVQVQEDVYRAAWNGEIINYWRNLGARDAVTGSEFGVRGREARQKGLKIFEAEYRQAWEKRLMEYWEQAGREDGYGKPFLLEERIANARRDGVFAIPDTRSIYTRAWEAENARYCVPENAFEHGRANRSMAIEVCGPPLRDKLKHAYFSGQDFASAEVRQHQAVEDARQLEARIYDGRKRLDRLDRDIRNNQPTKEKPATDESDKQNRRREQERRELVDHLRRLERQLDDARLWLDQNDLHMQRLRRNIY; encoded by the coding sequence ATGACGCTCTCCACCCGTGTACTCCCCCTGATTCTTGCCGTGCTGCTGGCCGGCTGTTCCGCCGCGATCAAGCAGCGCATCGCCGCCTGCAAGGTCGGCGACTGGCAGCATTTCGGCAAGACCGACGGCGCGGAAGGGGCGCCGCCCAATTTTGCCGAGCGCAAGGATTTTTGCGATGACCACGTCGATGGCGGCAAGTCCGCCACCACCGACGCCGCCGCCCGCTACACCACCGGTTGGCAGCAGGGCAACGCCGAGCTGTGGTCGGGGCTGGGCGCGGCCGATGGCATGCGCGGCGCGCCGCAACAGTTTGCCGCGCGCGCTGCCGCCGAGGACATGCGTAAGCGCAAGACCCCGCCCAACCAGGGCGCTTATGAAGCCGGCTGGCTCAAGGGTAATTCCCTGTACTGGGAAGGGATCGGCAAGCGCGACGGCGTGGCCGGCCAGCCGTTGACCGCGAGGGACGCGGGCCGCAGCCAGGCCGCGCAAGCGGGGATCCGCTTCGACGATGCCGCCTACAGCAACGGCTGGCAGGTGGGCAACCGCCAGTTCTGGCAGGACGCCGGCACCAATGATGCCAGCAACGGCGTGCCTGACAGCGAACTGCAGAAGCGTGCATCGAACGCCCGCAGCCTTGGCGTGCAAGTGCAGGAAGACGTGTACCGCGCCGCCTGGAACGGCGAGATCATCAATTACTGGCGCAACCTCGGCGCGCGCGATGCGGTGACCGGTTCCGAATTCGGCGTGCGCGGCCGCGAAGCGCGGCAAAAGGGCCTGAAGATTTTCGAAGCCGAGTACCGGCAGGCGTGGGAAAAGCGCCTGATGGAATACTGGGAGCAGGCGGGCAGGGAAGACGGCTACGGCAAACCGTTCCTGCTGGAAGAACGCATTGCCAATGCCCGCCGCGACGGCGTGTTCGCCATTCCCGACACCCGCTCCATCTACACCCGCGCCTGGGAAGCGGAGAACGCCCGCTACTGCGTGCCGGAAAACGCCTTCGAGCACGGCCGCGCCAATCGCAGCATGGCGATCGAAGTCTGCGGCCCGCCGCTGCGCGACAAGCTCAAACACGCGTACTTCAGCGGCCAGGACTTCGCCAGCGCCGAAGTGCGGCAACACCAGGCAGTCGAAGACGCGCGCCAGCTCGAAGCGCGGATCTACGACGGCCGCAAGCGCCTCGACCGCCTGGACCGCGACATCCGCAACAACCAGCCGACCAAGGAGAAACCGGCCACCGACGAATCGGACAAGCAGAACCGCCGCCGCGAACAGGAGCGGCGCGAACTGGTGGACCACCTGCGCCGCCTGGAACGCCAGCTCGACGACGCCCGCTTGTGGCTCGACCAGAACGACCTGCACATGCAACGCCTGCGCCGCAATATCTATTAA